A single genomic interval of Mobula hypostoma chromosome 7, sMobHyp1.1, whole genome shotgun sequence harbors:
- the LOC134349363 gene encoding stanniocalcin-2-like, whose amino-acid sequence MYRVMLESVLTILLIFTRPDLILGTDEADSPENHHERDKLINQQKARLSLQNTAEIQHCLVNTGDVGCGVFECFENNSCEIHGPRDICLAFLHNAGKFDAQGKSFIKDTLKCMAHGLRGKFSCISRKCSTIQEMISQLQQECYLKHDLCSTAKQNINVVVEMIHIRHLLSKGSYLEFIKALFHCHEDIMEAVKKSVRSRFGQNLAFIRQILQVDSCSSIKQTEQISPTTAVPDKKKGDHRKGHKSSADINYLEFDRENARNPKSEKEKGVKIHPNAHSRARVAGQASRRITNEHARVGDSIELSDIRR is encoded by the exons ATGTACAGGGTCATGTTAGAGAGCGTTCTGACAATCCTGCTGATTTTTACACGGCCCGATCTCATTCTTGGAACGGACGAGGCCGATTCACCGGAAAATCACCACGAGCGGGATAAACTAATCAACCAGCAAAAAGCTCGCCTCTCGTTGCAGAATACAG CTGAAATTCAGCACTGCCTGGTTAACACTGGCGACGTTGGCTGTggagtttttgaatgttttgaaaACAACTCCTGCGAAATCCATGGACCACGTGACATATGTTTGGCATTCCTGCACAACGCGGGGAAATTTGACGCGCAG GGCAAATCTTTCATTAAAGACACTCTGAAATGTATGGCCCATGGACTGCGAGGAAAATTCAGCTGCATCAGTCGCAAATGCTCCACCATTCAGGAGATGATCTCTCAGCTCCAGCAAGAGTGCTACCTTAAGCACGACCTCTGCTCCACCGCCAAGCAGAATATTAATGTGGTGGTGGAGATGATTCACATTCGACATTTGCTTTCAAAAGG GTCATACCTGGAGTTTATAAAGGCTCTGTTCCATTGCCATGAAGACATTATGGAAGCTGTAAAGAAAAGTGTGAGATCTCGTTTTGGTCAGAATCTTGCATTTATAAGGCAAATTTTGCAAGTGGATTCCTGCTCCTCCATCAAACAGACTGAGCAAATCTCTCCAACCACTGCAGTTCCTGACAAAAAGAAGGGAGACCACCGCAAGGGCCACAAGAGTAGTGCAGATATAAACTACCTTGAGTTTGATAGGGAGAATGCTAGGAACCCAAAATCAGAAAAGGAAAAAGGAGTAAAAATTCACCCGAATGCCCATTCACGTGCCCGAGTTGCTGGTCAGGCCTCACGGCGAATAACCAATGAACATGCTCGAGTTGGTGATTCCATTGAGCTGTCAGACATCAGAAGGTGA